The Comamonas resistens genomic sequence GAGTCTCTTTTTCCACTTCAATATTCACGCGCACCAGCTCTGCGGGAGAGGGTTTGGAGACTTCTTTGACGGGCACGCTACCGCGCACCTTGTTCAATGGTTTAACTGTTAAAGCCATTTTGCTTCCTTGAGTTCTTGAACGACTGCCTGCACCTCTTCTTTGGCTTTGGCATCGCTGTAGTCGAGCACGGATCGTCCATCGGTCATGGCGGTGGCAAACACCGCTCGATTGCCGATAGACGTCTCCAGCTTTTCAATTCCTTCGTATGTGTTCCATTCACCGCTTTTGACCAGCTTGGAAAGCTTTGTTGCTCCGCTGGTTCGGTTGACCAGGAATGCTGCATCAATCTCTCCGCCCATATCTCGTTTGGCCTGAATGAGCTTGACGGCTGCGCCGCTGGCCCAGAGATCAGCCCCTGATGGCTGGATCACCAGCAGGGCAACATGCGAGGCCCGAACAATCGCAGCGCTCATAGACTCCGCTTTGGCCGGACTGTCGATGATGGCGATCTCTGCATTGATGCCACTGAGCGAAGAGGCCAGCATCTGAGGCCGATCGACGCCAAGCACCGGGGGAAGGTCTGCATCCTCGGGGCTTG encodes the following:
- the parA gene encoding ParA family partition ATPase, which produces MKIISVLNEKGGTGKSTVATNLATALHREGKRVVLLDCDPQGTARDWRDASPEDADLPPVLGVDRPQMLASSLSGINAEIAIIDSPAKAESMSAAIVRASHVALLVIQPSGADLWASGAAVKLIQAKRDMGGEIDAAFLVNRTSGATKLSKLVKSGEWNTYEGIEKLETSIGNRAVFATAMTDGRSVLDYSDAKAKEEVQAVVQELKEAKWL